A genome region from Sebastes umbrosus isolate fSebUmb1 chromosome 22, fSebUmb1.pri, whole genome shotgun sequence includes the following:
- the mblac1 gene encoding metallo-beta-lactamase domain-containing protein 1, which produces MGTDTSGQFQTVPLSDSVFPGVPYSVSVLRPGYCLPQPDGTFRATGTISLITGPRTVLVDTGGPWDRDFLLRTLRERGLEPGDVDVVVGTHGHSDHIGNLSLFPAAVLIVGFDISEGDTYRPNQLGQGQPHSIDEQVTVVPTPGHTGQDVSVRVTGTSVGTVLVAGDLFECCSDEDSWRDLSMNTAVQEVNRREALRTADVIIPGHGVPFRVLRT; this is translated from the exons ATGGGGACAGACACCAGTGGACAGTTTCAGACTGTCCCCCTGTCAGACTCGGTCTTCCCCGGTGTCCCGTACTCCGTGTCCGTCCTCAGACCCGGATACTGTCTCCCTCAGCCCGACGGGACCTTCAGAGCTACCGGGACCATCAGCCTCATAACGGGACCCCGGACTGTCCTGGTGGACACCGGGGGACCCTGGGACCGGGACTTCCTCCTGAGGACGCTGAGAGAGAGGGGTCTGGAGCCGGGGGACGTGGACGTGGTCGTGGGGACACATGGACACTCGGACCACATCGGGAATCTCAGTCTGTTCCCAGCAGCGGTCCTGATTGTTGGGTTTGACATCAGTGAAGGGGACACATACCGACCCAACCAGCTGGGACAGGGACAGCCTCACTCTATTGATGAGCAG GTGACTGTAGTTCCCACTCCAGGTCACACAGGTCAAGACGTCAGCGTCCGGGTGACGGGAACCTCGGTGGGCACCGTGCTTGTTGCAGGGGACTTATTTGAGTGCTGCTCAGATGAGGACAGCTGGAGGGATCTGAGTATGAACACTGCAGTGCAGGAGGTCAACCGCAGGGAGGCGCTGCGCACCGCCGATGTCATCATACCGGGACATGGAGTCCCTTTTAGAGTCCTCAGGACCTGA
- the zgc:172079 gene encoding transmembrane 4 L6 family member 5 has product MCTGSCSKFIAVPLYVLAFVSILCNIMLFFPDFETKYAAEDRDGKNRITEEVKYMAGLIGGGIMVLIPAIHIHLTSAKNCCSNRCGMFLSIGFAAAGVLGAVYSLSVAALGLANGPTCFWSNKHNIIPQWGTPFAESNGSYLTDKDVWSWCKLPENVVEFNVGLFSTLLVAACFELALCLIQMINGLFGCLCGTCGKE; this is encoded by the exons ATGTGTACGGGATCCTGTTCCAAGTTCATCGCCGTCCCGCTCTACGTCCTGGCTTTTGTGTCGATCCTCTGCAACATCATGCTCTTCTTCCCCGACTTTGAGACGAAGTATGCGGCCGAAGACCGGGACGGAAAGAATCGTATCACCGAGGAGGTCAAATACATGGCGGGCCTGATAGGAGGAGGAATCATG GTCCTCATTCCTGCCATCCACATTCATCTGACCAGTGCTAAGAACTGCTGTTCCAACCGCTGTGGG ATGTTCCTGTCCATTGGTTTTGCAGCCGCTGGTGTGTTGGGGGCCGTGTACAGTCTGAGTGTTGCTGCTCTGGGCCTGGCTAACGGGCCAACGTGCTTCTGGagcaacaaacacaacatcattCCACAATGGGGGACGCCCTTCGCCGAAAG TAACGGGAGCTACCTGACTGACAAGGATGTGTGGAGTTGGTGTAAACTTCCGGAGAATGTGGTTGAATTCAACGTGGGACTGTTCTCCACTCTGCTGGTGGCGGCGTGCTTTGAGCTCGCCCTCTGTCTCATCCAGATGATCAACGGACTATTTGGATGCCTCTGTGGCACCTGTGGCAAAGAG TAA